Proteins from one Chelonia mydas isolate rCheMyd1 chromosome 14, rCheMyd1.pri.v2, whole genome shotgun sequence genomic window:
- the LOC114022337 gene encoding uncharacterized protein LOC114022337 has protein sequence MADEAGKSQALVKAELSVSKAKDVRKETELRMKSYANWEEFLMPAPISIAILGQLVFISAGQGDFSINKNPPKDGFKHIKYPESFRACLCQVSNQGWAAFNTAHVNMDQIRLLSMSVPGRMKVIVKILFQDMETVNAMLPTHLKNMKAVADDCKALAQAVKDKYSDVIYLIQELMEACLNAKKGYEDELKDIQIALQQEQIKEKAAKEAQKLAEQYHNQMKQQVDESFNQYKEAMKAIPTGWDAVGMTVVENITDGMTSFINGFTSMFTGKHGKMQAGKMKASAAAGPEEFNHGSIMPALSIFAKSEMLLTFATQLKELSDEHDGLNMKKVVNEKTQKVNTNWLKDSFLKTKSSIDTENMCEPKNQAQEICASGLRICEQLEKMALSQNKGKEEEKSLTEDIKRLYQTASEFDSHSKSSVGSPAFTAKPLNVAKCQQGSTGGSSALRNAHLKVEQSREMLKSTQDEYQRSFENFKKQNDELMEIMCTMEKCKVQEIDFEMARKMLIKGLEALGRVKEQWEKMVRFFQMISSLIDSCLSRDIKEFVSSVSDVQKIENYSSKSFVIDTIYTQAFNASNVAHLVHMISETYTEVSNNYLMDRVSSLGRLIAMEPSDPSFQSEREALQKGCKEARQAIYDMVIEKKKEFDRSVEARVETIDRELKAVLPPVSVEEQKAIEGAVKRGMKELTVEEEDLFE, from the coding sequence atggcagatgaagccGGAAAGTCCCAGGCACTGGTTAAAGCTGAGCTGAGTGTCAGCAAAGCCAAGGATGTGCGGAAGGAGACGGAGTTGAGGATGAAGTCCTATGCCAACTGGGAGGAGTTCCTCATGCCGGCCCCCATCTCCATCGCCATACTGGGGCAGCTGGTTTTCATttcagcagggcagggagacttCTCCATCAATAAGAACCCCCCTAAGGATGGCTTCAAGCACATCAAATACCCAGAATCCTTCAGGGCCTGCCTGTGTCAAGTCAGTAACCAAGGCTGGGCAGCCTTCAACACCGCACACGTCAACATGGACCAGATCAGACTCCTCTCCATGAGCGTCCCTGGACGGATGAAGGTGATTGTTAAAATTCTGTTCCAGGACATGGAGACGGTGAATGCCATGCTGCCGACGCACCTAAAGAACATGAAGGCCGTGGCAGACGACTGCAAAGCCTTAGCCCAGGCGGTGAAGGACAAGTATTCAGACGTCATCTACCTGATCCAGGAGCTGATGGAGGCCTGTTTGAACGCCAAGAAAGGTTACGAGGATGAGCTGAAAGACATCCAGATAGCCCTGCAGCAAGAACAGATCAAGGAGAAAGCAGCCAAGGAGGCACAGAAGCTGGCCGAGCAGTATCACAACCAGATGAAGCAGCAGGTCGATGAATCTTTTAACCAGTACAAGGAAGCCATGAAAGCCATCCCCACAGGGTGGGATGCTGTGGGCATGACCGTTGTGGAGAATATTACAGATGGAATGACCAGTTTTATCAATGGGTTTACAAGCATGTTCACGGGAAAACACGGCAAGATGCAAGCTGGGAAAATGAAAGCCAGTGCAGCGGCTGGCCCAGAGGAATTCAACCATGGAAGCATAATGCCGGCACTCAGCATTTTTGCCAAGTCAGAAATGCTACTGACGTTTGCAACGCAGCTCAAAGAGCTAAGCGATGAGCACGATGGCCTCAACATGAAGAAAGTCGTCAATGAGAAAACTCAGAAAGTTAATACCAACTGGCTGAAAGACAGTTTCCTAAAGACGAAGAGCAGCATAGACACGGAAAATATGTGTGAGCCAAAAAATCAAGCTCAAGAGATCTGCGCATCTGGCCTCCGTATCTGTGAACAGCTGGAAAAGATGGCCTTGTCccaaaacaaaggaaaggaagaagagaagtcTCTCACTGAAGATATCAAACGCTTATACCAAACAGCATCAGAATTTGATTCACACAGtaaatcctcagtgggatctccTGCCTTCACCGCCAAGCCGCTGAACGTGGCTAAATGTCAGCAAGGCTCAACGGGAGGATCCAGTGCCCTGCGAAATGCACATTTGAAGGTCGAGCAGAGCCGGGAGATGCTGAAGTCGACTCAGGATGAGTATCAGAGGAGCTTTGAGAACTTCAAGAAGCAGAATGATGAGCTGATGGAGATCATGTGCACCATGGAGAAATGCAAGGTGCAAGAAATCGATTTTGAGATGGCGCGGAAGATGCTGATCAAAGGGCTGGAGGCCCTGGGGAGGGTGAAGGAGCAGTGGGAGAAGATGGTGAGGTTCTTCCAGATGATCTCCAGCCTCATTGACTCCTGCCTCAGTCGGGACATCAAGGAATTTGTGAGCTCTGTCTCAGATGTGCAGAAAATTGAAAATTATTCCTCCAAATCCTTCGTGATAGACACCATCTACACCCAGGCATTCAACGCTTCCAACGTGGCCCACCTGGTGCACATGATCTCTGAGACCTACACCGAAGTGTCCAATAATTACCTGATGGATCGCGTGAGCAGCCTGGGGAGACTGATCGCCATGGAACCTTCCGACCCGAGCTTCCAGTCTGAGCGGGAGGCATTACAGAAAGGTTGCAAAGAGGCCCGCCAAGCCATCTACGACATGGTGATCGAGAAGAAAAAGGAGTTTGATAGGAGTGTCGAGGCCAGGGTGGAGACGATCGACAGAGAGCTGAAGGCCGTGCTACCCCCCGTGAGCGTGGAAGAGCAGAAGGCAATTGAGGGAGCGGTGAAACGGGGGATGAAGGAGCTGACCGTGGAGGAAGAAGACCTATTTGAGTAG